From Methylococcus capsulatus:
ATGGGAAATACCGGTACGGTGCCGGGCGCCCTGCTGGCCAGGGATATCCCGGCAGCGCTCGAGAAGCTCGAACAGGCGCTGGCGGCCGAAGCGGCTCCGGTCTCCACTTCGTCCGAAGACGAGGAAGAGGAAAGGCAAGAAAAGCCGAACCTGCGGGTGCGGGCCTTCCCGCTTATCGGGCTGCTCAAGGATTCGCTGAAGCACGGCTGCGACGTGCTGTGGGAGCAGGAAGGGAAGGCGCCGCTCAAGTTCTGATACGGCGTCAGTTTCCGCTCCCTGGGTACAGCCGTTCGATCTGTTGCTTCACCATTTCGCAGGTCGCCTGCAGTTTCAGTGACTCGACCGCTTCCTGCAGAGCCTTCTCGAAATGGCTTTCGACAAGATCGCCTACCTTCACCCGCAGGCCGCCCACCAGCTCGATTTCCGGTTTTTCCCGCCATTCGATGCCGGTCGATACCGCATTGATCGTGCAGCCGTCGGCGGGATCGATGCCTACGTCG
This genomic window contains:
- a CDS encoding DUF1840 domain-containing protein, which encodes MLITFESKVGRVTMFGDVALQLLRMMGNTGTVPGALLARDIPAALEKLEQALAAEAAPVSTSSEDEEEERQEKPNLRVRAFPLIGLLKDSLKHGCDVLWEQEGKAPLKF